TACTCTTGTCGAGgttaagcatttttctttctgtcttactAACTGCATAGGTCCAAattctggaatagtttcagcacaTAGTTGCTGAATTAATGAAGGAATAAGTGAATCAATCAATCTATGGGTAACAAAATTATGTGAAGGCCAAATGCTTATATATTCTGAGACCTCCCAGAATAACAAGTGATAATGCATTCTTGGTAAATAAAAAATGACTTGAGCTTCTTGACAGATATGTGAGACTCAAAATGGCATTCCACAGGAGATATTGTGTGAAAGTCACATGTGACTGTTTATTTCTTAAAGCTTGAGCCACCGGGAACCTTTCTGTTATatcctaatattttctttaaaatatatcaatattatatACTTCCCAATAGGAACTGACAGATAAATTCTACCTGAAATCCAActatacaatttctttttctgaaaaagttGCATGACTACTTTTAGTTATAAATCTTCAACCTGGCATCTGCCTAGACTAATACAAATTAAGGATATGCATATATGTCTCGAATTAATCTCTATATAATAGAGCTGAGATTTTAGAAAACTATCTTATTTTGCTGGAGTGGAAAGAAAAGCTAATTTATGTAACTGGATATCTTCCGTATGCGTCTGAGTCCACAGAAACAGTAAGTGGACAGCACAGCAAGTTAGAACaacagaggacacaaataaatatgAACATCACTGGGCTGACTCTTCATGTGTGACCCACTATGTACCTGAGCTGTCAGGAAGGGACAAGTCAATTTGACTGATCAACTCTATCAGTGTTGTAGAATATTATGAGTGGATTGAATATCTGGGTTCTGTAATTCTTACTAGGTTTCACAAGGGTCTTAGATTAGTACAAACTGAAAGatgttaagaaaaatgtaaaaaacaaaaaaaggtcaaGTGTTACATTTGAGGTTTCTCTTCCTTGCCTCCAAAATATTTGACATAAGAATCTTCTTACCACAATGTTCCGGTTGTCAATCTTCAGGAGAGTAGCATTCATGTCAGTGCAGTACTGCTTACTCTCTTCCCATGTTAAGTTGTGCCTGAAGAACCCATAGCAGCTATCTCCATAATATCTCCAGTTTGTGTCACAGGGGCTGCATTTATGACCTTCTGGAGAAACCAAGCACAGGAATGGTGTATTTTTTCTAAATTGGGCTTACATTTTCTTCACATTCAATGTTTTCTGCAGATCTCAAACTCCCTTCAgttgccatcagagaaatgctccAGGGGTTGGAGAGATGAAGAGGTTAAAAAAACAATACTTACTGAAAGTGCCCTTTAGTTCTGATTGTTTTACCACATATTGACAGAAGCGCTTTGCTAATTGTTGCAGAGTTCCTGTGCGATTTTCATTCTCACCTTGTAGGTAATTGCGCTGCATGACAGCTaggtttaaaaagtaaataataataatttgtaattaGAACCATAGAAATGATGCAAAGGTCTGTCAttgaattttcatttccttaactTTGCCAATATATGAGGAGTTTACTAGATACACATGATTAAATGAATGTTGAAAAGTGTGGAGGGGCTATAAAGAACAAATTAAGAAATACACAGAACTGACGCCTGAGGGTTAATAAGTGAACTGTTTGAAGGAGACAATCACAAATAAAAAATCCCAACATCGATAACATCCCCAGAGCCTGTATTCATTTGCTTGAATACAAGCTTCTCAGCTGAGTTATAGAGGTGAATGACctcttattttctgttctttctgtgATGCCaaactattcattcatttaaaaatacatactgaTTTCTTGTTATGCTTAAAGTACTTGTGATATTCaggtaaataataaagaaatacaagaGGATAAATGTTAGATtctaacatcttttaaaaaaatcaacaaatacacAAACAAGCAACAACTACACAGACTTCAATGTGCTATTGGAGGGCCATGAGaattacagaaagaagaaatgcaCAGTAACTTAGtaaacaaaatgagaaacagaaaattttaggTAGAGAGAATAGAATGAGAAAAATTTCAGACAAGGGAACATGGAATTTATATATGAAATTGAAAAACTCCAGTTTGGCTGGTTCTTAGGAATGCAAGATAGGAAAAGGgatgaaaaagtttttaaaaatagtttggatCCACACTGAGGAGGGTCTTAAAGGCCAGTAGtacattcttaaaaataacttttcattagttaaaatcttaaaatcttattttaatcaCAAGGAAACAGTCAGTGTTCTCCTTTATTGAGATTCTCTTGGCAACTATCTGTAGGACAACTGTAGAAGTGATAAACAGACAAATAGCGACCATTGAGAAGCTTAGTGGGATATGCCATGACCCTTCAGTATTACCTTCCTCCAGTCAAATTTCTGGCAGAGTCAACACTTACACCAAATCCCCAGAGCCACCAGCCCGACAACCATCCCCACGCACAGGATCAGCAGAATCAAAGCCATCACACGCCACCAGGAGGAGGATGCAGAGCCAACTGTAGGCATATAATAAAGACATCAAGGAGCAGGCAGTATGGGTTAGCTATGGGGAAGGctcacccctgcccctgcccctgccttctCAGGGTCCTCCAAGTAATAGAAAGAGCTTTGCTGGCAGATCTCACCTGTGTTCTCCTCATGATCATCAACAATAGGCATGGCCCACCCCTATACCATACATCCATTCTCATCTCCAATGCACTTTACCTCTCCAAGCTGAAATATTACTTGCTGTTAAGGCCtgatgtgtttgtattttttgttttgttttgttttgttttgttttgttttatgctcACCCATGCCATAAATAATTGCTTTAATAAACAGCAAATGAAGAATCACACTCATTTGCTCacatatagaaaatgaaatttccaCTCTTTTCCGTTATCCCCTTGACTTCTATGCCCTCGAGTATTAAACGCTCAGAATCTTAATGCAATTTTCCCTGCACATATATTGGATGTTTGTAATCTAAATAGGTCTGTATGAGCTTATGAAAACACTACTCAAATGCTTTAGAGCATTAACAtcattcaagaaaaagaaattaaactatatatattatcaatagtagaaaaagaaagaattgaatcaactcattttttaaattaatttccaaaTTATTGGCTCTGAGCATTCTTACCGGAGATGAGAGCTGGTTTCCGAGTtttaatatttaaggtgatgTATCCATCTTCATCCTGCATGGCTTCCCGAGTACTGCAACTGAGCTCAGAGTTCAATGACTTTGCAAAATGTAGTTTCCAACTTTACAATTTCAGTATCTGTCAGTTTATGATCTTCCTGTCTTTAGTAGGGTAGAACCATGTGAGATGGGacacatttgttttcctttgcttattgTTTTCCAGGAAGCTTCTTCATAGCTGCTCAGAGATACATGGACCTtgaacacaaaaacacaaaaataataataacttgtgGTAAAGGAGTAGATAAGGTATTtgcttcctgctttttttttatcttcaacACTAAATAAAGGGACATTCCATCATGTGCATCCTTTCTAAGAACAAAAGTTCATGCTTTATCTTAGCCCTAGCTTAGTCTAAATTACATTGCTCAAATGAGAGATTTCTGCTGAAAATTCATGGATATAGCTCACCAGCAGATATATAGTTTATCTCATTGTGAGAAGCAAGTGTAATATAATTGGATCTGATAGGGGCTAAATTAGCTGTTTCATAGTCTTGTGTTGGAAGAGATCATTCCTGATTATGACCTAGAATTTACACAACTTCTTGcatatttcatacttttttttatttgaaggatCCACATGAGGCAGGCCTGATATTGCTTAGATTTAGGTATTGAAGGAAAACTATCAAATCAAGTAAAATAATACAGAGTTGGTGACTTGCTGCATTGTTCTTTAGTAGTGTTTGTGCTTTAAAGTGAGTTTCCTGGAATGGAAGAATTTTGATTTGATGAAATCACTTCATTTCAAGTACAGCTGTGCTTAGATGAATATTTGAGACTGAATGGTTCCTAGCACCTTTTCATCACAATATAATATGTATTGCACACACTTAACTTTATGAAATGGGCTTTTACATTATTTTAGCTTGCACTGAAAGTAGTTGTAAGAACAGCCATACAAAGCTAGCTGATGCATTTATTATAGGAATATTGGGGAGGATGTTGTCTATTTTGCCATAGGGTAACTCTTACATAGTTTTAtggcagatttttatttttgttaaatcacCATGACTAGCAAAGCTTTAAGTAGTAGGCATTTACCttataaataatttgaattctatttttctttacttagcaGAGTGTTAGACTTTTCAATATAGTGATTATGTGGGCTGCAGTAGcagatattttgtttattaacaTGCCCTTTGGCATAGCCCGTAGATTTTTTCTCCCCTGCTATCTCCTTCACTCTGAATTTCTTGTCAATTCacttaaaattatctttcattctaaatttctttctctatactcttcaaattattttgagaatGAGGTGAAGAATAAGCATAACACGTATAAAAGACATTCCCTGATTTTGGAAAGCCAAACTTAGTatgattcaaatatttttaccaaaactaattcttaattaaaaaaaaacacatttgaaataaatgccaaattttaagaaaagactaaaaatttttaaaaaacattaaatccCAACACCATTTTTGTTGCTGTGTTTCTTATCTCAGTTAAAATATTCAGGGGTTCCCAATCATAAGCTGGGTAAATTCAGTCACTTACCATTCATCTACCACTGCTTCTGTTCTCATAACTTCTGTTTCAGCTAAAAGGGATTCTTCGCTCTCCCATCATTTATCCTCAGGCTTTTCTGGAAGATTGGGGTTGGAATGGGGTTTgatcctccctctcttccttcctttctacatCTACTCATCAGCAAGTCCTGAGGCTATTCTGTCACAGTAACCCCTGTCTTTCACGTTCTTTTGGTCACTGCTTTCCTTCAGTGTTTTGTTACCTAAAATATACAGAAACACTAAAAAATAATCGAATAAATAACTGTGACAAAgtaacagagagaaaagaaaatgtgtggaGGTTATAGTACAAATGACACTTTTCCAATAAAGCTTTACTCTGTTCTCTTAGGTACCAAACAGGTACATATGAAAACTTAATTTGTTACATTAAATCAGATATGTAAAGGTAAGATCCAAGGACATtgagacaatttttaaattattgtaaacattttttgtttattaacaaAAACTTTAAGATGGTATTAAAGAGAACAATTAGATTGCTTTGTTGAGGTTTCCACATTCTCTAGGACTTGAGCAGCTGATTTCATTATAAAACATGTCCCATGTATTTTTGTAAACCACCAGGAATGTGCCAGGATTAGTTCTTGATCCTTTAATGCTTAGAACTGCATATTTAATGCCTGAAGTAGGTTAACACTCCGCCTTTGAAGATATTCCTTTCCTATATCTCAGGCTCTGGACTTTCCATTGCTTCATTCCTCTTTCTCATTGTAATTTAACCTTGCTTTTTGGATCTTTGATCATTCCAGCCACAGTCTGAGAGTCTTATATCTTATCTGTGTTCCACAAAATATACGTTTGCCTTTCTGTGTATCCCCCCTCACATGACTTTGTGGTGTTAGAAGCAAGCTGAGCGAAGACAGAGACTCTCAGGGCCAAAGG
This sequence is a window from Homo sapiens chromosome 12, GRCh38.p14 Primary Assembly. Protein-coding genes within it:
- the CLEC1B gene encoding C-type lectin domain family 1 member B isoform X2, with protein sequence MQDEDGYITLNIKTRKPALISAVMQRNYLQGENENRTGTLQQLAKRFCQYVVKQSELKGTFKGHKCSPCDTNWRYYGDSCYGFFRHNLTWEESKQYCTDMNATLLKIDNRNIVEYIKARTHLIRWVGLSRQKSNEVWKWEDGSVISENMFEFLEDGKGNMNCAYFHNGKMHPTFCENKHYLMCERKAGMTKVDQLP
- the CLEC1B gene encoding C-type lectin domain family 1 member B isoform X1; its protein translation is MQDEDGYITLNIKTRKPALISVGSASSSWWRVMALILLILCVGMVVGLVALGIWSVMQRNYLQGENENRTGTLQQLAKRFCQYVVKQSELKGTFKGHKCSPCDTNWRYYGDSCYGFFRHNLTWEESKQYCTDMNATLLKIDNRNIVEYIKARTHLIRWVGLSRQKSNEVWKWEDGSVISENMFEFLEDGKGNMNCAYFHNGKMHPTFCENKHYLMCERKAGMTKVDQLP